AGTTGAGGGAATCTTATCTTCTGACCAAGATTTGAAGATGGAAGGGACTGAAGAAATGGAGCAAGTGACTCTTcaagctgaaattggctcaatgTCTGAGCAGGGAGAGAATTTCAAGGTCCAGCTTGAAGGCTCCCTCAGAAGGATGTTGGCTGATAACCTAGTCACAAAAGTAACTCAGATTAAGCCAGAAAAACCTGCTATAGAGAATTGTTCAGAGACCATTATCCaccctgcaagtttgaaaactgACAAAAGTGGTATATTGGAGGATGATTACACACCGCCTGTATCAGGGGCATGCAAATTTATTGGGTCCCTTCATTCTTACAGTTTTTTCTCCAAGCACACTAGAGAGAAGTCATCTTCTCCAAAGGAGCAATTAGAAAAAAAGAGGTTGAGGAGAAGTGTGGAACCTAGATGCAGTAGCAACATTGCGGAGCAGGACGCAAGTTTAATAGATACATCCTCTACTTCCTCTCTCACTGCAATCCCCCAGAAACCTTCCCAAAGCATGTCTGCGTCTCCTGCAGATCTGACCCCTAAACCAGCAGCTGAAGCAGTTGTAGGTCAGAAGGGAGACACTGATGCCAGCCCCATGTCGATCAATGAGGTCATCATGTCTGCTTCAGGAGCCTGCAAGCTCATTGACTCCCTTCATTCCTACTGCTTCTCCTCTAGACAAAGTAAAAGTCAAGTCTGCTGCTTGAGGGAACAGTTAGAGAAAAAGAACGGAGAACTGAAGCTATTGAGGAAGAAGATCAGCCGTTCTGCCAGCCAAGTTAAAAAGCTAAAGGAAAAACTAGAAGAACTGAAGAAGATAAATTTCCCATATTTGAACAACCTGCTGTCCCAGGACTGTGGTCAGTATTTTCTTCATTCTTTTAGCTGAGGCACAGTTGCTGTTTAGCTAAACATGCTGAGGCAAAGCATTTCAAGATATCTTACCTATTACTGCCCTATCTGTAGTTGTTTTATTTTGAAGAGTGTATAACCCTAAGGTTTAAAAGAATTGGAACATCTTCTTGCACATTTATGCTCAATGTTGTTGAAAAGTTCTCCTGCTCAGAAAAGTGAGGTCAGAGTAGAATTTGTCTTGGAATTAATAGAACTTGGAGTCTTAGATTAGTCCCATTCTGTACTGTCTGTAGATGATTAGTAAATATGCCAACTGTATTTTTCTAAGTTGTATTCCTCATATTTATCTTTACAATGATTCCCCACCACATTCCCCCCTCAGTGGGAATGCAAGACTCAAGTATTCATCATGCCCAAATACAGTTCAGTCACTGGTTGGAGCTTAGCTGGGACACTGTAGTTATTCTCCATAATACTGCACAGTGTATCATGACATTCTTCCTCAAGCCCTACGTATTTCTTGGGTGCAGTGAGCAGACTGTCTACAGTGCATTTTCAGAAATGAAAATCTAGTTAAGACTGAGCAAACAAAATTATCAGCAGATTGAGCATGTATGTGCATGCATTCACACACAGATGAATCCTTACAGCATctgggggaagagaggaaagCAGCCTGTGAATTCTGTTTCATGTTCCCATCCCTGAAACATACATGATTGTAAAGAACAGGACATGTGAATATGAGCAAGAAGGAATTTAGTTAAACAAAAGTTGGAATGCATGCCCCCTTTGGGAGTGACAAGCATAGAAACCTAAAGAGAACAAGACAGTCCCTAGCAGTCCCTGTTGCAATCACCCTTTATACTTCCAGAAGTTTGCCAGCCCCTTTCAGAGAATTGCGATGCCCCATCCTTAGCATATGTCTGTCTTACATtatttgctttgtgaactttatagCTCCCACTGGGGTCCATATTCAGGAGTCCAGAGTTCTAAGAATAGCCTGGGCAATTTCTAGAAACTTTGAAAGGTACCACAGCAATTTAATGGGTAGCAAATGCTTCTTCCCCAAATGTTTTCACCTGTTCTCTTGGGACTTCTGCTTATCCTGTCTATAAGAAGGAAACATTCAATATAAAGTTTCTTTTTGGAATTTTTGGACTGTATTTACTTTACTATCCAAACAAGCTAAGTGCACAGTTAAGACCCATTGATTTCACATATCATTTTTCCATAAAAGTGAACTGCATTCATTGGCTTGTGGAAGAATGTTAAAAGGCTGCAGTCGAGGATGGTACTGAGGCATGAATAACATTCCCCCCCAGTAGGAATGCATGTCTGCCTTATACTAGGAATAACTCCCTTTGGCATTCTGTGGGAAAAAGTAAAAGACGTATAAGTAAGGATATAGTTGAGGTAGAAGCAAAGTTATCTCTGTGCTCCAG
This portion of the Tiliqua scincoides isolate rTilSci1 chromosome 3, rTilSci1.hap2, whole genome shotgun sequence genome encodes:
- the THAP4 gene encoding peroxynitrite isomerase THAP4 isoform X2 encodes the protein MEGTEEMEQVTLQAEIGSMSEQGENFKVQLEGSLRRMLADNLVTKVTQIKPEKPAIENCSETIIHPASLKTDKSGILEDDYTPPVSGACKFIGSLHSYSFFSKHTREKSSSPKEQLEKKRLRRSVEPRCSSNIAEQDASLIDTSSTSSLTAIPQKPSQSMSASPADLTPKPAAEAVVGQKGDTDASPMSINEVIMSASGACKLIDSLHSYCFSSRQSKSQVCCLREQLEKKNGELKLLRKKISRSASQVKKLKEKLEELKKINFPYLNNLLSQDCETPQLNPVIEPLSWMLGHWLSDPPGDGDFPTMKPFQYLEEVHISHVGQPMLNFSFNAFHPDTRKPMHRECGFIRIKPNTNKVAFISAQNTGLVEVEEGEVNGQELSIASHSVARISFAKKPHVEQITRKFRLNSDGKLEQTVSMATTTQPMTQHLYITYKKVTP